One Cryptococcus decagattii chromosome 14, complete sequence genomic window, AAGCTGAGCATAGTCGGGAGTGTAGCCGACCTTTTTGGAGTAGAGAACAATCTTGTCAAACTGCCCCAGCTCGGCGAAACAGGCGACGACCTTGTTAGGAACGTTGGCGCGAAGGTAAACGGAGAGGGCGAGGTTCATATCGGCCATTCGACAGAGATCACCGAGCTCCTCACTACTCTCGAGCTTGTTCTCTTTGAGCCACTTTTCAAGGAGTTGCTTCTTGCCTTGCTGTACGACAGGACGCGCAAGTTCAAGGGATTCGTACTTGTTGAGTTCTCCCTTCTCAAGCAAGATGCCAAAGTACTGCAAGATAGGAGTAAGGGTACCAGGAACAGCGGGGAGGTTCTTGAGAGTCTCAATGGTCTGTGGGGTACGCAACAACCCACGGGGAGAGTTGGCGGCAACCTTGGCAGCCTCGCCGTATTGGCCGTTCTGGATGTAGACTTGGTACTGCTGTTGGATCATACCGTCGGCCCCAGGAAGACCGGCACGAGTAGCAAGCTTGATAGCGAGCTCCGGGTTGTTGAGAGTTTCTGCATCGTCAGTAGAGCTCTGGTAAATGATGAACTCACGTTGAATATAGGGCACAATAGTCTCCTCGTCCACGCTAACACTCAAAACCTGACCCTTCCTGTTGACTCCGATGATACCTGACAAGGACTCGTACTCGGCGGTGGTGAAGATAGTCTCGCCAGAAATCCTATTCATGTAGATACATTGACCGGTTTCAATTTCATAAAGGTGGATGAAACCAAACTTGGTGACGAGGTAAAGAATACCGTGCTTCTGAGAGACTTGCAAAGAGACGGGGAAGTCGTTCAAAGCCTCGGGAGGGAAGAACACATCGACAGCCTTCTTCTGGAAGGGAGGGTTTGGTGCCTGGTGACCAATCTCAACAATGTGCAACTTGGCTCCAGCAGCAGACCTAACTGCAAAGGCAAACAGCTTGGTAGGGTTGGAAGCGCCGTCGAGCTTGATGGAAGCGAATGTAGCGGCGTGACCTTCGATGGGTTGGGAGACGCCTCTCTCGATAGAATAAAGTTGCATGGCGCCCTTGATCTTGAAACCGTTCTCACCAGGTTGACCAGCGTTGGGGTTAGAAGAGATACCGACAAGGACAAGCCATTTTTCGTCGTGTGATATTCTATAGTTGATGATTTGGTTTGCAGTGAGGTTGGCGTGTCGGTCAAACACCTGTCACTAATTAGCGCGTGAACGGTTTTGGTCTCACTCACCTTAGTCGGAGCCGTCTGACCATCCATAACCTTCCAGTGATACACTTCTCGTTCGGTAACAATACCCAAAGTACTATCGCTGATCCAAGTCCAGAAAGTCACATCTTCGTTCATGAGGTGGGTACCAAGCTTGACTTTGGCCCCGAGGTTGAACACTTGGAGCTGTCGACCGGCTGTACACGTGTCAGTCTCATATTCTCTTTCCCCCAGATCGTTGACCCACCCTTAAGAGCCAAGATCTTCTCGTTTGCTCTGGGATTCATGATGGCCGAATCAGCAGTGATAGGCCGCCTAACGACATCGCCAGCATCGTTCAAGTTGACAATAACGACTTGAGGTGTATCGCCATTTTCTCTGACACAAATCCAGGCATCAGATTCGAGCGTTAGCGTTTGGAAGGAGATAGAAGTGGGTTGGATGCCGAGGGCTGTGAGTTGCATGTGTTCAGTGAACACGATAGGCTTCTCTGGCGCTGCCATGGTGAAGCTGATGTCTGTGCTCTTGGGATTCTAGAGTGGTGCCGTACCGCTGGTTGGGAGTTGGTggcaaaaaaaagaagggaggaaaaggggaTGAGTCAACTGGTAGTTCTAATCTGTAGAACGGGAGATAGTAGTAGTGGATATGTCGGCTGGTTGCTGGCAGTGAGAGGAGGCCCGAGCGCAAGTGCGCCCGACGCGGTGGGTGATGACGACGCAAAGAGCCACGTGGCGGGTTTATCGGCCTTTGCAGCCCGAGGCGCTTACGCGCCTGCCTTCCGACATGTGCTGCTGGCTCTGACTCGTCGGTTGTCTTCGTTGGATCCCGATGGATTGCTTTCCGAACAGTAATAATTCAATTCAACCTGTACGAGACATTATAACAAGAGAAAGACCTAAAACATCTTAACTCCTACTCGGCTTCATTAATGCAATATTCTGACGGATCTCTCCCTTATTTTCAGTTGGCGAAGACATCCAACCAGGCGTCGCCTTCGTGAGACCATATCGCGATTCAGTCTTTGCCCTTGTGCCAAGAAGACATTTCCCGGCAGCCATTTACTAATATGTAAGTTACCATCATTCCATTGCGGACATCAGTTGCCATAGATGAGCATAATTAATTAGCTGGGCAAAACAAATAAATCGGCTTACGGGCCGTGTATAAGAACGACAAAACTTAGTCGAAACTGGCTTGTGGTGCCAAACTTTCATTGTTTGTTGATGATACGCCTTTGCGCGAATTTTATTGCCTCCTTCCGAGCGATGAAAGGATaaaggaagaagttgaaTAAAGGACTTCATCAAATGCGTTGTTACCTCAAACATGTCTCTGAATGAGATGTAGAAAAACTTTAGCCCGCCTGGTTGTGTTATATTTTCTCTGTAACCATTGAAACATCCACTCCGGAACCATGCATGTACTTTCCCCATTTCCCTCTAACTTATACCTTTTCCGATCCAAGAGCATGCTCAGCCGCTGACAACGGATTCACTGCAACAGGGCCGAACCATACTCGCCTTCTGTACAGCCACCGACGTCCTCATACGGTCGGCCACAAACTGGTAATTTCCCTCTCAATCAAGGTCCCACGGAGAGAGATGGTACGTGAAAAGACTCTTTATTAACTACAATAATTGTACAAGTCTTGAATATAAAATCATTAAAGTTCCCATGCCCGTGTGTAGAGCTGCTCGGTCAACAATCTCCTCACAGCCAACCTCAAGCGAACCTCCCCGATCAGCACGGGCAACAAGGTTAACTCAATCCTCAACGAGTGAAGATTAACTCCATAAATGCCCAACTGGAAGAGATGCAATCGATCCTCCAAGGGATATCGAGACCCTTACTGAGAGAGGGGAGAGGTTGGAACATCTTGATCAGCGGAGTCGTACGTCGTCTGTTGCATTTTAAGCGAAATGCCTTTATAAGATACGTTGTGGGAATGGATGGGTTCAAAAAGAGTTGAAAACGACTAATGGCTGATGGTGTTGCACacacctcttctttttctcccGTATAGGTGAACTTTCAATACATGTTCAAACGTTTAAAACGCAAGCAACGGCTACACGTCGGAAATTCTGGTGGAAAAACATGCAAGTAAgtctcctcctccattcCCCTCATCCTTCCCTATCTTAAATTTTATAATTTGATCTGATCGTTTGATCTAACAATAACTGATTAGTGGATGATCGCGATAGGAGTGCTATTGGTCATCATTATTGGCGGCATTGTGGCAAGCATTATCAAATCATCACATGAGTGATCGTTCAACCTGAAAATCCAGGCGGGGTTTTCACAAGGAGTGGGAATGGGTTGAGTTAAGTCTGAGATGTAGATGCCAGATGTCGAACATAATCTTACATGCCTTAAAACTGTGATCTTTTTGATAGGTAAGAAAATATAGGATCGATAGGTGAATATGTAAGATCAAGAGATGTATGCACACTTCTGCTACgccatccatctcttttccGCCTTTACGCTCTCCTTTAATACTGCTCACCAGCCACCAACCATTCATTTGCTTATTGCTCCTCAAGCCTCAGCACAGCCACACTTTCGACATGCGCTGTTTGTGGGAAAAGGTCGAACCCCCTCAGACTCTCTACTGTATACTTCCATCCTTTCactgcttcttcttttccttgacTGGCTTGACCGCGCTTGTTACTCTCATGGACAAGGTACCCCACGTCCCTCGCTTGAGTGTGTACGTTACATGAGACATAGACTATGGTGAGAGGACGGAAGTTGAGAAGCTGGTCGAGGAAGGGAGTGTCGCAGCCTTTTCTCGGAGGCTGTATTTCCTTTGAGTTAGCTCTGCTAAATACTTAAgaggggaaagagggaaggaaggagaggacGGGACTTACGTCGACGACAACACAAGAATGCCCTCCTGCAAAACCCTGCTCGGCCAACCCTCCAAAGATATCCTCAGCTTTCCCACACAACCACGTCGTCTTATCCTTTAACCCATTCATCTCCGCATTCCTCTTCGCCGCTTCTATACTGATGGAGGAAATCTCCACTCCGGCGACGGCGGTGAATGATGGGGAGAGGGTGACGCCGAATAAGCCGGAGCCGCAGTATGTGTCTACCAAGTGAGTCGGGCGGGGGAGGTTAGGTTTAGGGTTGGGGGGAAATATGGCTTCTTGGACGTATGTAGTGAGAGGAATGAGGATTGAGTTGTTATTCTGGAAGAAGCTCCCCGCTGTGAAAGAGAATAGCCATGGCCCTACACGTTCGTACACTTGCGCCTTGTGGTCCGTCACGGCTATATGTTGCTCCTCGCCGGCTTCCTGTACATTCCAGGGGTTCTCCGCTGTGGGTAAAGGGTTGGGTTCGGGGAGGGCATCACGTAAGAGGATAGTAGCACCCTTTTTGTAGGACATGATGCTTGATTTCACTTGGGCGCGAGAGAGGGTGAGTTGAGTATTGAGTACGGGTGTGGCAATGGGGCATTCTTCGATATCCATCACGCCGGGTTTGCCTTTACGTTCAAAGCCAACTCTGCACTCCCATCCTTTCCTTGCCTCATCCTCCGCGTTGagcacttcctcttccccgaTGGACACTGCTTCCGCTTGAAGCTTGGTAAGTTTCTCCTTTGCCCATTTAGGAGGGGCATCGAAATGTGGGGTGATCTTGGTACGGTAACCCCACTGTTTGGGGGAACCGATGGTGGGTAAGATGGTAGGTACAAGGGAGGACGGTAAAGTGGAGAACCGTTCATATGCAAGTTGGACGGTTCTCAGTTTATGCTGGAGTTGGAGGCGGTAAGGTACAGGTTGAAGCTGACATCCGCCGCATTCCCCAAAGTACTTGCAACCGCCATCTGGGTTGACTCGTCTATCACCCTCACCACCTCGGTAGGTATTGCTGTACTCGAGGATTTCGACGAGGTCAGCGAGGCAGTGGAGACGGTCATGTCTGTAAATTTTGGCGCGGATACGGTCGCCAGGGTGGGCAAAGGGGGTGATGATAGCCCATTTCTTGTCACCGGATTGGAATAATGATAGAGACTCGCCTATGGCAAAACGTTAATGGGGTTGATTTCATACACGGCGAAAGAGAGATAACCTCACCGGAAACGGTAAAAGCACCGGCGGTTAATTCGACAACCGCAAAACTACCCAACTCATTCGGCGCCTCCCATTCACTCCCATCCTTCTTACCCAACACCTCGTCGACGTAATCTCGTCCGAGGAAATCGCGGACATCATGCCACATGACATCTGCCGGGGAGAACGGCTCCGGTAAGGgcttccttccctttcgCCTGTCTCTCTTTGTCTGCTTCTTGGGCTGCTGCTGAGATTTTGACGGTTCCGTAAAGAGAGCATTGACGGGCGCCTCGGTGATGTGTGTAAAGTCTGCAGGCAACTCCTGCTTGAGGCGCTTAGCGGGAGGCGAGCGGATAGGGCTGGTAGTCATTGTGGATTTTCTGGTACGAGCTGTTGAGGATATAAAACGCCTTGAGATAAGACTTTTCAACATTTATCTCGTCGCAGCTTGCAACTTTTGTAAACAAACCGGCCAATCGCCTCCAAGACGTTTGTGAATTTTTGGTGGAGGCGGATAGATATTTTTGGTGTTAATTAAGAAAAAATATGATCTTATTTAATACCTTAACCAGGCCGCGTCACTCTCCGCTTCAGTCGCCATGTCTGTTTCCAGCGAATACATATCGTTCTTCATTGTCACTATATCTCGTTGCCGCTATATCCCATAACGGTGCTCCATAGCAATGTCAGCCGAAGCTTCAACATCACAGCAAGTAGTCGCTCCTCAGGGAATGACTCCTGAAAAGTATCAAGCGATCAACGCTTACCGCGATGTGAGTCGAGCAGGTCATTCGCTGTTCGCGGAAACTGATATCACTGCAGAAAGTCAAGGAGCACAGTAGAATGTCTGAGCAGCTCAAAAATGGTGTGTCAAATTTCATTTTTCTCGTCCATAGCTAATACAATGAAACAGTCCGCTTAAACATCCGGACTCTTGGAAACGACTATGACAAAACGGAAGACGATATTAAGGCGCTTCAAAGTGTCGGTCAAATCATCGGAGAAGTATTAAAGCAGCTTGACGATGAACGATGTATGTCCGCCTTTTGCTGACATAATCTTACCACGCTAACCTACCCGCAGTCATCGTTAAGGCATCTTCTGGGCCCCGATACGTCGTATCCTACCGACCGACTTTACCCGCCCACAAGCTCAAACCTACTACCCGAGTCTCCCTCGACATGACAACCCTCACAATCATGCGTATCCTCCCTCGTGAAGTCGACCCTATGGTCTACAACATGTCTCTTGAAGATCCCGGATCAGCCACGTTTGCGGGTATCGGTGGTTTGGGCGAACAAGTGAGAGAGTTGAGAGAGGTTATTGAATTGCCTTTGATGAACCCCGAACTGTTCGAGGTGTGTCCATGCCTACCCATTTCTCGGTTGGGAAAAGAAACGATGGCTAAACTAATTCGATGGTAGCGAGTGGGTATTAACCCCCCCAAGGGTGTGTTGCTTTACGGTCCCCCCGGGACAGGAAAGACGCTCCTCGCAAGAGCAGTAGCCGCTACTCTGAATACCAACTTTTTAAAAGTCGTATCTTCTGCCGTACGTTTTCCCGTCCATGTCATGGATCTCCCCTTTTCCCATGCCATTGACGATTGCTAACCCTCCTGTTCTTCTCGTAGATTGTTGACAAGTACATTGGTGAATCAGCACGTCTTATTCGAGAAATGTTTGCCTATGCCAGAGAACACGAGCCATGCGTCATTTTTATGGACGAAATTGATGCTAtcggaggaagaaggttCTCACAAGGAACAAGTGCTGATCGAGAGATCCAACGTACACTCATGGAAGTGAGTCAGGTCCCCACTCTTTCCGGCCCTCCCCA contains:
- a CDS encoding 26S protease regulatory subunit 10B; the protein is MSAEASTSQQVVAPQGMTPEKYQAINAYRDKVKEHSRMSEQLKNVRLNIRTLGNDYDKTEDDIKALQSVGQIIGEVLKQLDDERFIVKASSGPRYVVSYRPTLPAHKLKPTTRVSLDMTTLTIMRILPREVDPMVYNMSLEDPGSATFAGIGGLGEQVRELREVIELPLMNPELFERVGINPPKGVLLYGPPGTGKTLLARAVAATLNTNFLKVVSSAIVDKYIGESARLIREMFAYAREHEPCVIFMDEIDAIGGRRFSQGTSADREIQRTLMELLNQMDGFDSLGRTKIIMATNRPDTLDPALLRPGRLDRKIEIPLPNEQGRLEILKIHAKKVNKSGDIDYEAIVKLSDGFNGADLRNVCTEAGMFAIREDRDAVVQEDFMKAVRKLNEAKKHETTMDYSAV